The Corylus avellana chromosome ca11, CavTom2PMs-1.0 genome contains the following window.
ATATTCCCATGTTAGCTCTGTGTTTTTTCATGTGTTTTGAGGAGCCAAAGGGGGTCGCCGAACCACTCCCAAACCCAAACCGCTAGATGAGGGTGGCTTGgacaccccatggccaaagggatggccagccaccccacAAATGGCCGTAGctacccccttttttttgttttttttagtatataattttttaatccttttaattttttaaaaaactattttcttaaaaaaaaaattaattatataacatATGGGGACATTTGATTGGTGTTGACATGGCGTTTCATTAAGTTTTGGACGGATTTTTAAAGAGAgtaccatctccgtctttatgaaaaccgtAGGTACttcttatgataaaaataaaatcctaaggaaaaaaaaaataaagaattcaaACCCTAGGAGGCAAAAGAGTATTAATTTAACCCGAACTTTTACTAAAACTctcttattcaaatatatagCACTTAACACGTTGGTCACAAAAATATAAACCGCCACGTGACAGTTCATGTGATGCTTATTTTCATAAAGAGTATTGTGATATACTACATAAATATCCCGCAAAGCTGATATGGTAGGGTTTAGTAGtcactaatttatttttttatttttttaataattgataattcAAGGGCTATTAGACCTtgccacattaattttttagatattCGCGAGATATTTGTGTTGtatgtaacatttttttaaaagaataatgtaATATGTAGCACTACTCGTCCATAAAATGTGGAATACCAAAAGAGTTTGTAAGAGCATCTTGAGCAAAAGCAACGAAAATAGctacttaaaaattataaatatatactttAACTAAAAATTCTTTATTCTACTCTCTATTtactttgaatattattttttaatgttaggtgaagggagagagagagaagattatGAGAGAAAAACagaatgagaaaaaatttgaaactgaGAGGTAAAGCGACTCATAATAATTGAATATAGCTATTAAGAGCCACTGCTGGAGATGGTGTAAAGGGGTCGTAACACCCAAAGAATTTTCCTTGAAACGTTGGAAAATAATCCATTGAATATTTATtgattaaaataattgtttGGATGCCGACAAGATGATCAGAACCACATACGGTAAAATCCAACAAAGTATTCAACGAAATAATTGAGAGGGCTAGAAGCTGAATAACCTAAACTTAGGTTTCGTTTATTTGAAGGTAAAATATTTCCGTATTCTTATTGTTTTGTGCGACAGAAAATAATATACAGAAAAGCAAAGGCAACCTTTGCTTTTCTTCATGTTCATTCTTCTCCTGCATGCATGCAGACTGCAGATCTTCTGCTGCTGTGAGAAATGCTTAGGAGCCAGCTAGTTAGGGCCCAAGACATTTTCCAGGAGTTGTAGTTGTTTGGGTAGTTGGTCTTTGTTTCCACATTTGCTTTTACACACTTTTTTTCTGCAAAAGAGGGAAGCTTTGTGTTTTGATTCTTTGTCATGGTTCGGTTGGGAGGAAGAGTTACGGAATTTTCAAAGGATGATTACTTCTATCGTAGCATTATTAGCGGCCTcactaaaattaaattttagctattttgatgagtcaatttaatgaaaaatgcacTAAATGTCTCCGCAGCAGCCTCATTATTCAagtggaaaaaacaaaaatagtgaGTGATAATGAGTACCGTTCACTcaccaaattaataaaaaatgattaaaatcgtttttctctctcctctctttttgcttaccaaaagaaaaagaaaacatatattgAATGGAAAATAAACCTTGGTTGAGGTGAATGATAATTGGAGAGGATATATTATAGTCTTATTTATAGCGGAAGCATGTGTCATTTTTTGAAGAATATGAccgttaggaaaaaaaaattaaaaaaaatatgaccgtttgaaaaatataaaatgttaaaaatatgacaattagaataaaacaaatattcaaaaatatgaccattataaaaaaaaatacaaacattcaaaaatataaatgttaaaaaaagaataacaaaatttttgaaataaaatatttaaataaaatagtgaaagtaAGTAGTTAAAAAGGTGAGGCCGACTAGGATGCTTTAAAAACATTGacaattaaaatagaaaaatgtgttttttaattattttgataagaTTGCTAATAATGGTgtcccaagaggtagttcaatctaCTGagatcacgcctaataaagcgaagGTCTTTAGTTCGAATTTTACTCCCCCTTCTTCTACagatatatcaaaaaaaaaaaaaaaattactaataatgGTATGATGGAAACAGtaaaaaaaagactaataatGGTATGATGGAAACAATTATTGTTGCTTGCAAAAAGGGaaagaacagaaaaagaaaTCCATTCATTATGCCTCCATAGCTCTAGCTCTAGTAGGGACTACTCCCGGTGGCAGAGCACTATCACTAAATTGTGACTTCTACCTCTTACTTCTAATGTCGCAACATTAAATTCCCACTTTGATCGCCATAAAAGCTCAtccaacaaaaaggaaaaaaaaaaaaaccaaaacaaaacaaaactgacATTGATTTTAGGAGTTTTTAACCCTATGAATGAATGTGTCCCACACGCAcgtacatacacacacacacacacatatatatatatatatatatatatatatgttgagacGTGGTCCattttatgaggcgtggttcacaatTGATTGAGCTATTTCATAATTGATTGAGCTATTTCTTAGGGATAGACGTAGTCCACTTTATGAGGCGTGATTCACAATTGATTGAGTTATTTCACAATTGATTGAGCTATTTCTTAGggacctttatatatatatatatatgggttttacAGTAGCTTAAGGTTTTACAGGAGCCTAAAGAATAAAAACATATGAGTAATTATATATAGGAGAAGAAAATTATTAGGGTTTTCTCCTACGAGAATACAattcttttcaatttgaaatgaaataaaaatgagtcATTTCATGGACATAATTTAATGTTATTACATTTAGTTAGATAACTTAGATATAACAACGTTAAATCATAACAATGAAATAATTCatcttaattttcaaaaataaaaaataaaaattgatggttACGATTCAAGACAAAAGATGGTTAGGGTTCTTACCTTCAACATTAATGTGTGCTCCAACCATTAGGAGACACTCATAGGTGCAAAGTTGAAATGAGAATCTACCTCTTATTGCCAGAATTGTTTTCATCAATTAAGCAACAATCATGGAGAGAGGTGTGCaacatgttattttattagtttcAATTGTAAAGTATAGATCATCAAAGATCTTGATAAGATATAAACAATCtcatcataaaaaaatttaacaattgaAACCCTAAATGTACTTCCCAATATGTGTAGAAAGCAACCATAACTCTAATAAACCTCTCATTTCTCATTTCTCCTTTccattcaaaaaaatcaaaaatactaaaaaaaaaaaaaaaactttcttcacttttcagtaaaaaaaaaaaaatcatttcaccTTTATGTGACATCAACACACATTTTCgtctaaaacacaaaaaatcaaaaattagaaaaaaaaaaaaaaaatcatatcaaaCATAACATTATAACTAAGGACATTGCTAAAGACCCGACTGTTTTGCCCAACTTGGGACcaacttttgctttattttttaatttaaaaaataaaaaaaaaatttctgaagcaataatttttattttggtcattcttttatttggtatttttttaaaaaataaaaattatatttttattcataataatgaccaattttttttattattgcttcaaaaacttttttaatttttaatttttaattttaatttttttaattaaaaattaagaaaaaagttggcccTAAATTGCCCCAAGTTGGGCCGTATCATTCCTCTATAACTAAACCCTCTCAAACTTTCTAAATAGTGCTTAATCAAACAAACCAACGGTGAGACAAAATACACTACACGCGTGTACGTCTACAGACTCCAACAGTAAACCTCCCTCACCTGCGGTTTCTCTTTACATTAACCTTCTCACACCGACTTCtacccaattttatttttatttttatttttatttattttattttatttttataattaaccCACACCGAAGTCAACCTAGATAAAGACGTATGGAAAACATGGAAGGCCCATGCCCATGCCTAGACAACATCATAAACCAATCAATATGATGTAACAAAGTATAACCAAGTATGTTTAATTAGCTCCATCTATTCTAAATCCCATCAAATTTCTCATTCAGTCCGTCTCAGCTTGCTTTCAAAGCATGAAAATGTCCATTTTTTAAGAAGACCCCAGCACATGAAAATGTCTCATTTTTCAAGAAGACCCCATAAGCTGTAAAAACTCATTATTCTTTACTTTTCTTAGGGTCTTTGTGATAACGGATTttaataaatgtaattttaaaaattgtgtttttaaaatcgcaaaaatgtttggtaaaacatattaaaaaacttttttttttttatcaaatatttattttgcaaaattgtgattttggtttaaattcgagcattttcaaataaacaacctttaacctgcttatagaaattacagattttttattcttcttattttacattaaatgctttttaaagtGTAAGTCAAACGCCTTATATTTTACGATATCttctaaaaacacaaattatttttgcgaaatcgcaatcaCCAATGCACTCTTATTCTTTTCAAGTTCCAAACAATGTTACTACAAAATCAAATTCGAACGATTATGTCGGTGATCGTGACTTGCAGCAATGTGCAGAGTGCAGCGGATCAAACCCAGAATGTGATTTGCTATAGTTGAAAGTGGTTTAtgtaaaggaaaaagaaagggtaagaatatttaattgatatgaaaagtaaaggaaaaaaaaaaaaaaccactacaaaatatatattttatttatttaaatgttagtaaaaaatgattgatgtgatataaaaagtaagaatgttgagaattaaaaaaattaaagaacaataTCGAGCCATGTTTTGGCCTTTGACAAACAAAGATGAGACTTGGACAAAATAAACTAATGGGACAAGAAAGCAAACCTAAACTTGAGAATATGAGAAACTTGAGATTGAGGCTTGAggatcaaaaaacaaaaaattcttgGCTTTTTCCACTCCGGAGGGAAATAAAAAAGGgggcattttttgttttccaagcCCTTTTGTTTTCTGGTTTAATGTGGGGTCAAGGTAGGTTCCACACCCTTTAATGGTGATAAGTATAGCGACAAACCCAAGTTTTGTACCTTGCCACCATGGAGGGTTGGAATTATATAAACCAGAAATTTTATAAGCacgaattttattttattttattattaaattactattaaaataaaatttaatagtgatttattttaaatttaatgataattttaaaagtcatgtcaTCTTTGAAGATAAAAGTCagatttttagcattactttataaaaagttattaaaaaaaaaaaaaaaaagctaagaaATAGGGCGCCTTAGAACTTTTTTCACAcataacaaactaaaaaattgacataagaccgaaaaagaaaaagaaaaaaaagaagatattttttcctatttttttttttttttaatgttatggACCTTTGTATAGTTATAcctatattttatatttgtccCTAGCTACCACCTTATTATTAGGGTATGTTTAGATGTGAATTTGAGTGGTCTAAAAGTatatttaatactcaaaaagtttgtttaaaaaaaacaatacctGTTTCATAAGAGAGATTGAAAACGCTTTTGATggtaaaaaaaactatttctcaaacgtcatttaagtaaaaaaaaaaagcttcttgACAAAAGTTTCAGTgcttttttgctattttttaggctttttagacctttaaaagtgcttttaatttttttaccaaacaaatatttttttcaaacgaactttttgagtattaaaaacacttttaaacccctcaaaagCAATTCTAAACATGCCCTAAGTGAAATGGAGTGTACTTTTAGCATTTCTCCTTTAGGATTTCTAAGGCTTTGTGGAAGCGACATAAATTCTATTCCCACTCCAGTTGCAAAAGGGATTTGTTATTGACAAATTTTGCCTCCGCTCTAATAAAATTAGTCTTTGAGgggctaaattgaaaaaaaaaacaaaaacaaaaaacaaaaaaagaaaaaaaggtcaGCAACCTTCAGCAACTAGGGGCAGCCGCCTGCCGCCCTTCACCAAAAAGGGTGACCTACCACCCCTGTTGTGACTTGTGAGAATGGActctcattttttatatatatttttttaaatgctaaaatttgtaatttagggtAATTTTATCATGTGGAGCGTATAATTGACGCGGCATGTGTGACATCAGCCACGCATCATTAACTTAGTGGTCCaacttaagatttttttatatgtccgtACAAGAGGGGAAGGATAGTGAGAAAAAATATTCGATCTATTAACCTTGGCTTTATGAGACGTTGTCTCCAGCTGATTGAACTacttcttaaaaacttaagatttttttaattgattcaaCTATAAGTTCACAAAATGatgatttatttaaaatcaaaataaaataaataaataaaaattaattatcgaAATTAGAACCCTAAAAAAAGGTAGGaattaattttgattgaatttgagtCCAACTATATTAATTGTACATTTAGTATTGCAATTACTTTGTAATATTGGATTTATTCATGCACATAACATAAGCAAATGCTacacttttcaaattttttttatataaaaatttgttCTCCATCACGTTTTCAAACTATTTGAGAGGAAAAGCATGAAACCTGCGTGCTGCCTGAAGCACACACATTGACTGGGCCCCTCCCTcttaacccaaaataaaagcCAACAAGTTGGTTTGAAATATGGATGGAAAAGGATAAATTAGAGTCAGACTAAGTCAAGCTTTCTAAAGCTCTTCTTATCTTTCTCCAAAACCTTAttgtcttctctctctctctctctctctctctctctctgagctTTTATTTTCGCTGCTGTTGATTTTAGTGACCAGTGAGTTGGCCATGGGCAGAGCTCCTTGCTGTGACAAAGCTAGCGTGAAAAAAGGGCCATGGTCCCCTGATGAAGATGCCACTCTAAAGAAGTACCTCGAAAAACATGGCACCGGTGGCAATTGGATTGCTTTGCCTCACAAAGCAGGTCTCTCTTTTCCCACTCAatattcttcttcctttttaaaaaaacactgTAAAACCCATCTCTTTGTTGTCGTTTGACGATGGTTTTCCTATGCTCTAGGCCTTAAACGCTGCGGCAAGAGTTGTCGGCTGAGATGGCTAAATTATCTAAGGCCAGACATCAAGCGTGGAGGTTTCACTGAGGAGGAAGACGTGATTATCTGCACTCTCTATGGTACCATTGGAAGCAGGCAAGTTGATTCATCTTGACGTACATCTTTCATGTCTTCTtactgttttttatttatttatttattaagatttttgttatatttttttatgaaaatactctgtttttttttttttttttttttttttttttggattaggTGGTCTGTTATAGCTTCCCAACTCCCCGGTAGAACAGACAATGATATTAAGAACTACTGGAACACAAAGCTGAAGAAAAAGCTGTTAATGGCAGGAAATTCTTCTTGTCCCATGTCTGCCACCATCGACAACAACAGTGAGACTACTAAAAATATTGGTTATCTCAACTTGGCAGAGATTTCGGCTTCAATTAACCCCAAACTAGAGCCCTATGATTGTGGGAATTCAGCTTCTTTTGACACAAATTCCAGCACATTAATGCCTATGCAAGTTTATATGCAAAACTGTACACTATTATCCCCTGTTTCGAAGCCTATTCAAGTTTCAGATTACAGCATAACATCATCGTCTCAGGATGTTTCGGGTGTTTCAACTTCATCTGCTTTAGCGAATTTGGACAACAGTTGCAGCCTGTGGTCCGGCATTAATGGAGGTTTCAAAGAGGAAGGAGGAGTTTTTCCCCTTGATGATGAAGATAATAACTTTCTTAATGGTTTTGAATTTCAGGAAGATAGTAGAGATTTTGCCCCACTCCTAGGGAACTCCCCACTGGGTTACTTTGCTGGGTGATACTTCTCAACATTAACCTCTCAAAATGTTACAAACTGACCATGGATCAAGAACATTGGAAAAATAAGATAGAATTAGTAGCTTCTTAGATGGATTTTTAGGGGGTGCATGGGGGGTGTTTTGTTGAAATATTCAATGCAagttaaattttaaactaatGAACATGTGATCGAGCtgattgtatatatattaaagaaaagtCATGTGGGTGTTCTGTTTACTGTTTCctactctcttttttctttttaatatcaaGTTTGTTTAATTGTCCTGTGTAAATTCATGAACGTGAAGGATGCGGTCATCAAACCTTGTTTGCTTCTGACTGGTCAGTGGTCACGAAAGTTGCATTGCCTAGCCAATTCAAAGACGAAGAATATGTCTCCATCTGACAAAACCCAAAGATAATAACCCAGATAAAATGGATGAAGTAAAACAGCACACGGCGTGCCACGCATGCCGTGTGCTGTGTATCACGGTCcagataaaataaatagaatattaTAAAGGTACTCACGAGCTTTTTATGAGGGTCAAAAAAATTAGCCAGTTAATTCTAACTTAACTAGTCGTGTTAGAATGACAACATAAattagatgatttttttttttttttctacaattttataTGGTAAAGCACTGAATAACGTGGCTCTGAACTCATGTATCATTTGGTTGCAAGCTTTCATGGTCGACATGAATGCACCTTTCAACGATGGATGCCCTTTACTTTACACCTCTTTTTTAGTTACACCTGTTTCATGAATATATGCCAGTAATTTCAGGGTGATGGACTGACCGACCAACCTCATTTTGATCTTTAATTAAGGTTGCTCCTGCATATACAGTGTTCATCTGCTTCTGCTTCTACTAAATTTCCATTGAAGTAGTATCCAAAATCATATGCATcatcattaatattttaaatacgAGTAGGAGTAGCTGCAATATCACAACGCAGCCATAAATGGCCTTTTAAGGTGTGATATCATGGTGTATACGTTGGtcttaataaatttaattaatggtGTATAAGTCTATTTACTTATACCAGCAGGAGAAAAATCTGTTTGGTTTGgcagttttttaaaaaataacaattttaaaatgtagttaATAAAAacacgattttgtttaaaaacgaaccgtctttttttttttttaattaaatacgaGAAAAGGTTACCGGTAATAAAATACACGGTCTTTGAAATGGGGCCAAACGCACTCTAAATTCTCTCAACTGGATTTTAGACAAGTATTTATCAGAAATTTCAGTGTACTTCTAAGAGGGTCAATATTGATCATCCACATGAAttcaaagtttataaaaaatatcttTGACTGACAAGCAAAAGGACATCTgccaaagtatatatatatatatacaatttgaaatgttgaatagtatatatatatatatatatatatatgcaagggTTCTGGTCTTACGATCAATGATAGAGCAATAAAAATTTATCAGATTCCTTCTCTTCCTACTGACTATTGGTCTGCACATTCATCTGAGACGACTAATCCTATAAACGActatcttttactttttatttattattaatatttttttttctttaagcaaTTTATAAAAGGGTTACAATAAATCAAaacaccgaaaaaaaaaaaaggagcgcTCTCTAACAACGtacccaaattaaaaattacagtCCAAAAAATAACAACCAAAAGGCAATACCAATTCCTTCTCTCCAATGAGAACAgctttatttgttattatttgttttttttaaaacaaaaacattaagaaCGTAAAACATAAAAGGAGAGTGCTTTCTTTCAAATGCTTACTTTCTTAATGTGGCAGTGAAAATTACTATTGATGTGAAATATACATATTAATCcgtccaaaatttaatattgattttCATTATTATATCAGTAAGTAACTACTTAAAAGTACACGAAGTGTTTcttaaacacaaaatactcaaaattattattatttttttaaaggaaaaaaaaaaaacccttaaaaaaagaTTGTTGTGGTGGTGGCAGCATTctcttagagcactagcagtatCCTCGCTTTGATTTTCCTTAAGTTTATggcacaaaactactttttgcttatttatgaaaatatatttcacaataacttcTCTTACCTTTCCTTAtgctattaaaatattattttttttacaaaattcaagTTCCATACGtatacataaaatattattttttttacacttgagggttggttaaatgtagggaaTCTGATGTAATTAGtagatttttatgatttttttgaaattttccctatacataaaaaaaaaaaagaaaaaaaaaaaaaaagcatataaaacatagattcggcttacatgctgttattgtagtttaatcaacggtcaagattaaatttctcaaaatctcttttcattttttctctcttattaaaagcttttaaaaataagtcaactttaagattcaatcttgaccgttgattaaattataatatacatactattattttaataacaggaTCCATAAATCATCTATTGCTATTACTCTTATAGGTCAAGGTCGTGGGCGAAGCATTTTCAAAAGTTGCTCATGGAAGAGTCGTGAGTTTGAACGACATTTAAAGAGTGAGAGAAGTCAAAATGGACTGTGGGGAGGATCCTAATCTAGAAATTAGGGTCCTTGGTGGGCATTATAATATGAAATTTGACGCCTATTAAAGCCTTTTGCTTAGACCTACAAAACTGCTTTTTGAATATGTGGCCTGGGGGACCACTTATCCGTTCAATGTTCACACCAATTCAAAACCATCGGTTTCATAGCCtgtcctcctcctcctcctcctcctcctctacaCTTTCTCTTTAATCACTCTTCCTTCACCTAATCACCTTCCTTGAAATTTCTTGGGCATCCCAATTAAGAACATTTGAACCTGTCAAAattagtggctcatattctctcaggcataaaaaataatattggaatacAAGTACTCAGCTAACTAGTTGGAGcgaaattttctaaaatacgtccatacaattagggttttcttatatatatatatatgttaagttGTAACCCTTAatcattaatagtaaaatatagccgcactctctgTAAATATAGGCACCTTGTCCAACCACGTAAATTTGTGTAtcgactctctctctttttgatttcatattatttattattgttgtgtACGATAACAACAGAATATGTCTACTCGTCTTTAAGGGTAGATCACTGTAAAAAGATTATCTGTATGAAGCAAAAGTTATTAACTCGAATTCTTCTCACATCTTTTCCTCCCTTTTgcaaatatgttaaaaaataaaataaaaaataaaaaaatttccctTTGACTTCAGGGTTAATAAGCATGCCCCTCTTGACTTGTTGTCGTTCAAATTTATACACAGTTGAAAATTAAGCCTTCTATGGATATATCAATCCACCAGGGTCTCTCTTGAAAGGGCACTGCCACGTGCTCTGACTCAAGTGTTcatttgggtaggtttgataataattttaacaattttttttttttttttggttctgatttgaaaaaaatattttaatgagataTAAAGATGAGAAGTGTTTTGTacggtttttatttattttttatttttgaaagtaaCCTTACCAACGAATTTATAGTTTCAAGAAATTCTATCAATTTTAACTCACATCTCAGCaaaatttcttttccattttatctaaaaaaggtgttttttttaaaaaaaataattttaattttaattttaactatcaactttctCAAAACACTTAAATTTGGACTAAAATAAGTAGCTAAATGCAGCTACATTTTCACTTAAAGctctatttgtttttgtgtaaatattttatagaaaatattttatgcatttttcAGTATTcagtttgaccaaaaaaacttATTTAGTTTCGAAAAatacttattatttttaaattttgtaaaccACTTTCCAAGTTTGAGTTTCTTATTCTCAAACGGCCAGAAGTTTACGGCTGTTTTTCGTTGTTGCTTATTTTCCTTATGAGCTAAAcgctgaaaaatatttttttgaacttattttttctgaaaTATGATTTGGTTGAAAATTCTCAAACTGCCAAAAGTCTATAACTATTTTCCGTCGTTGCTCATTTTTCATATAAGCAAAAGGTGGAAAAGAActcctt
Protein-coding sequences here:
- the LOC132166119 gene encoding transcription factor MYB87-like produces the protein MGRAPCCDKASVKKGPWSPDEDATLKKYLEKHGTGGNWIALPHKAGLKRCGKSCRLRWLNYLRPDIKRGGFTEEEDVIICTLYGTIGSRWSVIASQLPGRTDNDIKNYWNTKLKKKLLMAGNSSCPMSATIDNNSETTKNIGYLNLAEISASINPKLEPYDCGNSASFDTNSSTLMPMQVYMQNCTLLSPVSKPIQVSDYSITSSSQDVSGVSTSSALANLDNSCSLWSGINGGFKEEGGVFPLDDEDNNFLNGFEFQEDSRDFAPLLGNSPLGYFAG